Part of the Flavobacterium sp. MDT1-60 genome, GATCTTCTGGAATATTGCTGGAACCTGTAGTTACCACGCTAATAACATTTGAATAATCTGAAATTTGTGTCTCTGATTTGGCTCTGACTCTGTAATAATATTGCGTACCTCCCTTTAAACCAACCACAACTTCATTTAAATCCGTAACTGGTTTTGAATTGTAGTTAGGTACAAATGCTGTAAAATTTTCGGTGGTAGAAACATCCAGGAGATAGCTTTTAGAATTGGAAACATAATTCCATTTAGCTCTAAAACCCACGTCGTTCACATCTTTTGGTGCGTTGGCTACGGGAGTTTCTAAATTATCAGCAACTTCGTTGTCGTCTTTAGAGCAGGCGCTTATAAAAAAGAAGAGGCTGATGAGTACTAGTAAAAATTTAATTTTCATACTGTTTTGTATTATAGAATATTCTCTTAGTTAGAGAGAATACGCTTATTTATGATTTCTGTTTTTATTATTTATTGTATGATTTACTTTTATAAAGAGGCTGCTTTTAACGACAGCCTCTTTTTTTTAGTTAGAGCATAAACACTCAATTATTGGTAACGAATCTTGATATTATCAAATTTAATTACACTAGGATTAGGGGTGTCTCCCTGAGCGATTCCTACCTTGATTTCATTAACTTTAGAAGCATCCAACGTAGCAGCCGAATTTGAACCAAACCCATAATTATCTTTAAAATCAGCTAAATTTATGGTCTTGGTAGTCCAATTAACATCGGTTACTTTAAAATTATAACCATAATTTACCCCATCAATAGTATTTAATTGTATGGCAAATTGAGCACCAACTACGTTGGCACTTACATCAATATCTATAAAAGTTTTTGTTGCATCAGTATTAGTTGCGCTTAGAAAATTAGTTCCGCCTCCGGCACTGCTTCCGTTGTAACCATTAGCCGTTGAGCCAGACCATGTAAGTGCAGCATAACTTCCTGTCGGACCTCCTGTAGTATTGGCGTTAAAGCTATCAATATCACCATAAGCATTCCAACTCGTTCTGGCACCATTTCCGTCAAAATCAGATACAAGAATTAATGTGGCAAACTCTATTGTTTTTTTTGCCATACCTCCCGGTGTCATGATTACCAACTCTGATCCGGAAACAGCATTTGCCGGTAAACCGATAATGATTGAAGAAGACGATTTTAGCGTATAGCTCACTGTTTTCCTCCTAATGTTATAGAAGAAACATTATAAAACCATGTACCTTCAATTTCTAGCGGAAATCCAGGAGTTGCCACAGCTGGAGTTGTCTTTGTAATAGTCGGAACAGGTTGTAATATCTCAATATTTTTTGTAAATGAACCAGTAGCAGTTACAAATGTAATGGGCTGTACTCCAAATCTGCTCCCCAGTTTTTCGTCAAAAGGAACAGTAAAAATAAATGCCCTGTCTGAATTATAATTAGGATTGAAAGTGATATTAATTTTATTATCCAGCGTAATTTTTTTTAGTCCCGTTAATCCCTGACCTTCCACTCTAACTTTATTTAATGGAAAAGCCTGATTAAGTAAATCTCCGGGTTCAGCAACCATCGCATCTATATTTGCAGCAGCGCTATTATTATCATCATTTTGACAAGCTGTAAAAAAAGCAAGGGTCAAAAGAATTATAATTCTATATTTTATTTTATTGATCATAGTATAAAAATTAATTGAAGTTAAAAGGAACCGGTGGTTCTAATAATGATGGATTAGTATCAATAGCCGATTGAGGTAATGGCAATTCAAAATAATTACTTCCCGGAGTTATCTTTCTGGAAACCAATTCCGTTCTGGCATCGTCAGAATAAAAACCGACTTCCTGCTGTGAAATAATTGCTGTTGCTTCGGCCAGACCGCGGCGTTTTAAATCAAAGAAATACTGTCCTTCCAGTGCAAATTCAATTCTTCTTTCGTTAAACAGATCATTCCTTGTAAGTATCGTTTTAGCTGGTAATCCGGCTCTTGATCTCACTTCATTAAAAGCACTTAAAGCAGCTGCAGAAGTAGTGGAACCTGCTCCGGCCAAAATCGCTTCGGCATGCATTAATAAAACATCAGAATATCTTAATATAATTGTGTTTTGTGATGTTCTCATGAAAAACACATCGTTTCTCTCGGCTGCAGAACCTACAATGTATTTTCTGAAATTGGCTCCTGTAGAAGAAAGGATTTTTTTGTATGTGAAACCGCCTTGAGTTTTCAACAATTCCGGATAAAAGTCACCATCTGTCATAATCGTGTTCTTTTTTCTTGTATCCTTGGGCTCAAATCCAGCTTGTAGTGAGATAGAAGGCAGGTAAACTCCCCAACCATCACCACCACCCGTTATTCCTGTACCTCCCGGAACTATATAAGCCTGGTTTGTATTTTGTGTTCCCCATTCTGTAGCAATCGCTTTCCATTGTAAGGCAAACATACTCTCAGCACTATTATTATTTTCGGGGCTGCTAAATAAGTTTCCGTAATCCTGAATTAAAGTATATTGGTTTCCAATAATTTTCTGGGTTAAAGCGGAACATTCAGCATATTCGTTTAAGGTTAAATGCACTTTTGCAAGAATACCCATAGCGACATATTTAGTAACATACCCTTTTTTTAATGATCTCTCAGGTAAATTTTGAGCCGCATATTCTAAATCCTGTTTTATAAATTTATAAACATCTGAAACGAGATTTCTCTTCGGTTGTGCTGCAGAACCTGCTTTACTAATAATAGGTACAGCTCCAAAAGTTCTAACAAGATAGAAATAAGCATTGGCTCTCATAAATCTGGATATTGCTATAGCATTTTTATATGATGCTTCAGGCAATTCGCTCTTTCTTTCTTCCACTAAACTCATTAGGTTATTGGACTGATCGACAACCGAAAATAATGAAACATATCCTTCTGTCAGGATGGGATTTTGCGAGGTTACCTGAGCATCCTTAAATTGCGCATAAGCACCATCAAATGAAAAAGCATTTCCCGCATACATATCTCCTACAGCAATCAGGAATTTATCATTAAAGGTAAACCACGGCTTAAAGTACAAACTCTCTGCGATTCCGTCAAAAGCTGTAATTCCTTCGGGTAAGTCGGCCGGGGTTAATTGATTTTCAGACGGTGCATCCAAAAAATCATCTGAACAGGAAAATAAAGACAGCAATGGTATTAGCATTCCCATCATAAAAAGTTTAAAAAGTTTTTCATAACTATTTTTTTTATGTTAACGATTATGAATCATTAAGTTAAATGTGTTTTTTTTATAAATCTTAGAACTCTAAATTCACTCCTACAGAAGTCGTTCTTGGTACAGGGTATCGCCCTAAATCAATTCCGCTCAGCGTTATATTTTGGTCTAAATTTCCTAAAGCAGGGTCAAAACCTGAATATTTAGTAAACGTGTATAAATTTTGAACATTTGCGTATAATCTAATTTTAGAAAAAATAGATTTTTCGAATATTTTCTCTGGCAAATCATAGCTCAATGAAACAT contains:
- a CDS encoding CIA30 family protein, whose protein sequence is MSYTLKSSSSIIIGLPANAVSGSELVIMTPGGMAKKTIEFATLILVSDFDGNGARTSWNAYGDIDSFNANTTGGPTGSYAALTWSGSTANGYNGSSAGGGTNFLSATNTDATKTFIDIDVSANVVGAQFAIQLNTIDGVNYGYNFKVTDVNWTTKTINLADFKDNYGFGSNSAATLDASKVNEIKVGIAQGDTPNPSVIKFDNIKIRYQ
- a CDS encoding RagB/SusD family nutrient uptake outer membrane protein; protein product: MGMLIPLLSLFSCSDDFLDAPSENQLTPADLPEGITAFDGIAESLYFKPWFTFNDKFLIAVGDMYAGNAFSFDGAYAQFKDAQVTSQNPILTEGYVSLFSVVDQSNNLMSLVEERKSELPEASYKNAIAISRFMRANAYFYLVRTFGAVPIISKAGSAAQPKRNLVSDVYKFIKQDLEYAAQNLPERSLKKGYVTKYVAMGILAKVHLTLNEYAECSALTQKIIGNQYTLIQDYGNLFSSPENNNSAESMFALQWKAIATEWGTQNTNQAYIVPGGTGITGGGDGWGVYLPSISLQAGFEPKDTRKKNTIMTDGDFYPELLKTQGGFTYKKILSSTGANFRKYIVGSAAERNDVFFMRTSQNTIILRYSDVLLMHAEAILAGAGSTTSAAALSAFNEVRSRAGLPAKTILTRNDLFNERRIEFALEGQYFFDLKRRGLAEATAIISQQEVGFYSDDARTELVSRKITPGSNYFELPLPQSAIDTNPSLLEPPVPFNFN